The Bradyrhizobium ottawaense genome window below encodes:
- a CDS encoding SDR family oxidoreductase — protein sequence MASPSSRYDLTGRTALVTGAGGLLGRQHVAALTEAGARVVVTDVGLPQAEAAVAALKQTAPSSDLIALEINVTSLDSVRAANEQLADRGLTVDILVNNAAIDPKVTSSPGVMHSSRFEAFPVPQWQTEIAVGLTGAMLCAQVFGGEMAKRGRGVVLNIASDLGVIAPDQRLYRQPQVTREEEQPVKPVTYSVIKHGLIGLTKYLATYWADHGVRVNAISPGGVFNNQDPAFVERLTRLIPMGRMADVDEYRAAVQFLCSDASSYMTGQNLVMDGGRSVW from the coding sequence ATGGCAAGCCCGTCTTCGCGCTATGACCTGACCGGCCGCACCGCGCTCGTGACCGGCGCAGGCGGCCTGCTCGGGCGGCAGCATGTCGCCGCCCTTACAGAGGCAGGTGCACGCGTCGTCGTCACCGACGTCGGGCTTCCTCAAGCCGAAGCCGCTGTCGCCGCACTCAAGCAGACCGCGCCGTCCTCAGATCTGATCGCGCTCGAGATCAACGTCACCTCGCTCGACTCGGTTCGCGCCGCCAACGAGCAGCTGGCAGACCGCGGCCTCACCGTCGACATCCTCGTCAACAACGCCGCGATCGATCCGAAGGTGACGTCGAGCCCGGGCGTCATGCACTCCTCGCGCTTCGAGGCGTTTCCGGTGCCGCAATGGCAAACCGAAATTGCCGTCGGCCTGACCGGCGCGATGCTGTGCGCGCAGGTGTTCGGCGGCGAGATGGCCAAACGGGGCCGTGGCGTGGTCCTCAACATCGCCTCCGATCTCGGCGTGATCGCGCCGGACCAGCGGCTCTACCGCCAGCCGCAGGTGACGCGCGAAGAAGAACAGCCGGTGAAGCCCGTGACCTATTCGGTGATCAAGCACGGCTTGATCGGGCTGACGAAATATCTGGCAACCTACTGGGCCGATCACGGCGTGCGCGTCAACGCGATCTCGCCGGGGGGCGTCTTCAACAACCAGGACCCGGCCTTCGTCGAACGACTGACGCGCTTGATCCCGATGGGGCGGATGGCCGATGTCGACGAATATCGCGCGGCAGTGCAGTTCCTCTGCTCGGACGCCTCGAGCTACATGACCGGGCAGAATCTCGTCATGGATGGCGGGCGGAGCGTCTGGTAG
- a CDS encoding SDR family NAD(P)-dependent oxidoreductase translates to MKLDLTDRVALVTGASRGIGLAIATTLAAEGAKVALAARGAEALNTARTSVGGISSVHVADVTDPAAAKALVEDVEKQWGRLDILVSNVGSGASVPPGKETAAEWSRVMDLNLFAATNMIEAARPLMARGSGDRAIACISSIAGMAALGAPVTYHAAKAALNATVRGLARPLALEGIRINAVAPGNILSADGTWARKLAENSAAVEEMLVRDVALRRLGKPEEIADLVAFLVSPRAAFITGSIMVADGGQLR, encoded by the coding sequence ATGAAGCTCGATCTGACCGATCGTGTCGCGCTCGTCACCGGCGCCAGCCGCGGGATCGGGCTTGCGATCGCGACGACGCTCGCCGCTGAAGGCGCAAAAGTCGCGCTCGCGGCACGTGGTGCCGAGGCGCTGAACACCGCGCGCACGAGCGTTGGGGGCATCTCGTCCGTCCACGTCGCCGACGTCACTGACCCCGCCGCTGCGAAAGCACTGGTCGAGGACGTGGAGAAGCAATGGGGCCGGCTCGATATCCTCGTCAGCAATGTCGGCAGCGGCGCCTCCGTGCCGCCCGGCAAGGAAACCGCAGCGGAATGGTCGCGGGTGATGGACCTCAATCTGTTCGCCGCGACCAACATGATCGAGGCCGCCCGGCCGCTGATGGCGCGCGGCAGCGGCGACCGCGCCATCGCCTGCATCTCCTCGATCGCAGGCATGGCGGCGCTTGGCGCGCCCGTCACTTACCATGCGGCGAAAGCCGCGCTGAATGCGACCGTGCGCGGTCTGGCGCGGCCTCTGGCGCTCGAAGGCATTCGCATCAATGCGGTTGCGCCGGGCAACATCCTGTCGGCGGACGGCACCTGGGCGCGCAAGCTTGCGGAAAACAGTGCCGCGGTCGAGGAAATGCTCGTGCGCGACGTGGCGCTGCGCCGCCTGGGCAAGCCGGAGGAGATAGCCGACCTCGTCGCTTTTCTCGTCTCGCCCCGCGCGGCATTCATCACCGGCAGCATCATGGTCGCCGACGGCGGCCAGTTGCGGTAG
- a CDS encoding sugar phosphate isomerase/epimerase family protein produces MTATLQRIGFMQGRLSALVDGKIQAFPWDEWRNEFPRAKELGLPRMEWTIDQERLRENPLTTEPGQQEILALSRENGVRIPSLTGDCFMQAPFWKVDAVVRDVLVADLDLLIAACSRIGIEFVVIPLVDNGKIERESERDTLMRVLLARSEQLKRRNVKIVFESDLPPGELARFMEPFPAEIFGINYDSGNSASLGYDSDEEIAAYAPRILNVHVKDRIRGGTTVPLGTGNADLAKTIRLIERSGYKGQYILQTARAADGDHAGALAKYRDMTVGWIEDAVR; encoded by the coding sequence GTGACCGCAACGCTGCAACGCATCGGCTTCATGCAAGGACGGCTGTCGGCCCTGGTCGACGGCAAGATCCAGGCGTTCCCCTGGGACGAGTGGCGAAACGAGTTTCCCCGCGCGAAGGAGCTCGGCCTGCCGCGGATGGAATGGACCATCGACCAGGAACGGCTGCGCGAGAACCCGCTGACGACCGAGCCGGGACAGCAGGAGATTCTGGCGCTGTCGCGCGAGAACGGCGTGCGCATCCCGAGCCTGACCGGCGACTGCTTCATGCAGGCACCGTTCTGGAAGGTCGATGCCGTCGTGCGCGACGTACTCGTCGCCGACCTCGATCTCCTGATCGCCGCCTGCAGCCGCATCGGCATCGAATTCGTCGTGATCCCGCTGGTCGACAACGGCAAGATCGAGCGCGAGAGCGAGCGCGATACGTTGATGCGTGTGCTGCTCGCACGCTCCGAGCAGTTGAAAAGAAGAAACGTCAAGATCGTCTTCGAATCCGATCTTCCGCCGGGCGAGCTTGCCCGGTTCATGGAACCGTTCCCGGCCGAAATTTTCGGCATCAACTACGACAGCGGCAACAGCGCTTCGCTCGGCTATGACAGCGACGAGGAGATCGCCGCCTACGCGCCGCGCATTCTCAACGTGCACGTCAAGGACCGCATTCGCGGCGGCACCACCGTGCCGCTCGGCACCGGCAACGCCGACCTTGCCAAGACGATCCGGCTGATCGAGCGCTCCGGCTACAAGGGCCAGTACATCCTGCAAACCGCACGCGCGGCCGACGGCGACCATGCGGGCGCACTGGCGAAATATCGCGACATGACGGTCGGCTGGATCGAGGACGCGGTGCGATGA